In Rahnella sikkimica, one DNA window encodes the following:
- a CDS encoding ShlB/FhaC/HecB family hemolysin secretion/activation protein: protein MEIISLVTLFRRSGRRNISLLAALTLLIPFATNAASLSPADRDSIEQQQRQLLQQNQQQRQELERSTPVTPAPPISPQPGGPCFEIHSITLLGADHLPARAQQKLIQPYLQKCLGIGQINTLVKQVSDWYIGQGFITSRAFLTEQDLSSGTLSLTVMEGKLEAIKMENQRGAMLTMAFPGLTGKILNLRDIEQGMEQINRLRKTPVQIEIQPGTQPGYSVVNLTSTPEFPLQASIGFDNSGQKSTGTGQLNGSVTGNNLLGLADQWFVSTARSSDWASDHDAKSVQAGVSLPYGYWLFDYNYSYSDYLSTIESQGYLWRSSGDSQSHRFTLSRVLFRNGEMKTAASVGLTHRLNRNYLNDAPLESSTRSLTSWTAGINHSQKLWGGYATLNPAFSHGVPWFGGESDGGKSPDAPRAEFSKWTLSSSYYRPVTQRITWLTSAYGQWGDDRLYGSERLTIGGESSVRGFKEQYLSGDNGGYWRNELDAQLFTLPGLGQISSITALDGGYLQHSNHDSAAAGTLWGAAVGLASTNAHFSSQFTVGWPLRYPDSLSPDRVTVYYRIGFAL, encoded by the coding sequence ATGGAAATCATAAGTCTTGTTACTCTTTTTCGACGTTCCGGACGCCGGAATATCAGTCTTTTAGCGGCGCTAACGTTACTGATCCCCTTTGCGACAAACGCTGCATCACTCAGCCCCGCCGACCGCGACAGTATCGAGCAACAGCAGCGGCAACTTCTTCAGCAGAACCAGCAGCAGCGTCAGGAACTGGAGCGCAGTACGCCAGTCACGCCCGCACCGCCAATATCACCCCAGCCCGGTGGCCCGTGTTTTGAAATCCATTCCATCACGCTTCTCGGCGCAGACCATCTGCCCGCCCGGGCGCAGCAAAAACTGATTCAGCCTTATCTGCAAAAATGCCTCGGCATTGGCCAGATTAATACGCTGGTGAAACAGGTTTCCGACTGGTACATCGGGCAGGGCTTTATCACCAGCCGTGCGTTTCTGACCGAACAGGATTTGTCGTCCGGCACGCTAAGCCTGACGGTGATGGAAGGCAAACTTGAAGCCATCAAAATGGAAAATCAGCGCGGTGCGATGCTGACAATGGCGTTTCCGGGTCTTACGGGTAAAATTCTGAACCTGCGCGATATCGAGCAGGGGATGGAGCAGATAAACCGGTTGCGCAAAACGCCGGTGCAGATCGAAATCCAGCCGGGCACTCAGCCGGGTTATTCCGTTGTCAACCTGACGTCCACGCCGGAGTTTCCGCTTCAGGCCAGCATCGGTTTTGATAACTCGGGGCAAAAAAGTACCGGTACCGGGCAGCTTAACGGCTCGGTGACCGGTAATAACCTGCTCGGTCTGGCCGACCAGTGGTTTGTCAGCACCGCGCGCAGCTCGGACTGGGCGAGCGATCACGACGCCAAAAGCGTGCAGGCCGGCGTCAGTCTGCCTTACGGGTACTGGTTATTCGATTACAACTACAGCTACAGCGATTATCTCAGCACGATTGAATCACAGGGATATCTCTGGCGTTCAAGCGGCGACAGCCAGTCACACCGTTTTACGCTCTCACGCGTCCTGTTCCGAAATGGCGAAATGAAAACTGCCGCCAGCGTCGGACTCACCCACCGGCTCAACCGCAATTACCTCAACGATGCGCCGCTGGAAAGCAGCACGCGCAGCCTGACCAGCTGGACCGCAGGTATCAACCACAGCCAGAAACTCTGGGGCGGATACGCCACGCTGAACCCTGCCTTCAGCCACGGCGTGCCGTGGTTTGGGGGAGAAAGTGACGGGGGAAAATCTCCTGATGCGCCGCGTGCTGAATTTTCAAAATGGACGCTCTCTTCCAGTTACTACCGCCCGGTGACGCAACGTATCACCTGGCTGACCAGCGCCTACGGGCAGTGGGGCGACGACCGTCTCTACGGCAGCGAACGTCTGACGATTGGCGGTGAAAGCTCGGTTCGCGGTTTCAAAGAACAGTACCTCTCCGGCGATAACGGCGGCTACTGGCGAAATGAACTCGACGCTCAGCTGTTCACGTTACCGGGGCTGGGGCAAATCAGCAGTATCACGGCGCTCGACGGCGGATACCTGCAACACAGCAATCACGATTCGGCCGCGGCCGGCACCTTATGGGGCGCAGCGGTCGGACTTGCCAGTACTAATGCACATTTCTCCAGCCAGTTTACCGTTGGCTGGCCGCTGCGCTATCCGGATTCATTGTCGCCGGACCGCGTCACGGTCTACTACCGTATCGGCTTTGCACTGTAA
- a CDS encoding MetQ/NlpA family ABC transporter substrate-binding protein: MLKNIALPVSTSLSIAARLTAVAALLSSLSAWAAEPLRVQADPVPHAEILAYVQKIDPSLNLKVIEIPSGVNPNELLAHGDVDANYFQHVPYLLSQEKALKEKFEVAATVHIEPLGVYSSRHKSYAEVPQNGTVAVPNNETNLSRALYLLQSQGLITLKAGFTDPAKNQATPRDIATNPKNLKILEVESPQIPRSLPDVDLAVINGNFALEAGLNPAKDALGLESAKGNPYANILVTTEKLKNDPRIKQLAKDLESPQVAEFIKEKFKGSVLPVAAAKS; this comes from the coding sequence ATGCTGAAAAATATCGCTTTGCCGGTTTCTACATCGCTTTCTATTGCCGCTCGTCTGACGGCTGTTGCAGCATTGCTTTCCTCCTTGTCCGCCTGGGCGGCAGAGCCGTTGCGCGTGCAGGCCGATCCGGTGCCTCATGCGGAAATTCTGGCGTATGTGCAGAAAATCGACCCAAGTCTGAATCTTAAAGTGATCGAAATTCCGAGCGGGGTGAACCCGAATGAACTGCTGGCGCACGGCGATGTGGATGCCAACTATTTCCAGCATGTCCCGTATTTGCTGTCGCAGGAAAAGGCGCTGAAAGAGAAGTTTGAAGTCGCCGCGACGGTGCATATCGAGCCGCTCGGTGTTTATTCCAGCCGTCACAAAAGCTATGCAGAAGTACCGCAAAATGGCACCGTCGCCGTACCCAATAACGAAACCAATCTCAGCCGCGCGTTGTATTTACTGCAAAGTCAGGGGCTGATTACGCTGAAAGCAGGCTTCACCGATCCGGCGAAAAATCAGGCCACGCCGCGTGACATCGCGACTAACCCGAAAAACCTGAAGATTCTGGAAGTGGAATCCCCGCAAATTCCGCGTTCTTTACCGGATGTCGATCTGGCGGTGATTAACGGCAACTTCGCGCTGGAAGCAGGGCTGAACCCGGCGAAAGATGCACTGGGGCTGGAGAGCGCCAAAGGGAATCCTTACGCGAATATTCTGGTGACGACCGAAAAACTTAAAAACGACCCGCGGATTAAACAACTGGCGAAAGATCTGGAATCGCCGCAGGTCGCAGAGTTTATTAAAGAGAAGTTTAAGGGATCGGTGTTACCGGTCGCGGCAGCGAAGAGTTAA
- the tssI gene encoding type VI secretion system tip protein TssI/VgrG, giving the protein MAINGTRFTFTSGELPEDTFVVINFDLSQSLSTLFCLNVTLASRKPAISFENLLDETATLTVWQGEEVQRRIRGIVTLCEQGDTGKHQTLYQLTVYPEFWRSGQRQNCRSFQNQDIASIFDTLLREMGITTYEMRCRSPHPAREFCVQFMETDFAFISRLAAEEGICFFEDEYIDSNTQNLVFADHCLSMSSIGAIPYNPNTASEADTYCINNFTRGARIRPAKVTTKDYTFTAPRWHGQFENRRVATPYQRTNYEIFDYPGRFKDVQPGTDFANTQLAGWRNDVDFVNGITNSAQLQPGLAFTLADHPRDELNTSWQIVSSQMHLCVPRS; this is encoded by the coding sequence ATGGCGATTAACGGTACCCGTTTTACCTTTACGTCAGGTGAACTGCCTGAAGACACCTTTGTCGTTATTAATTTTGATCTCTCGCAGTCGCTCTCAACCCTGTTTTGTCTCAACGTCACCTTAGCAAGCAGGAAGCCTGCGATTAGTTTTGAAAACCTGCTCGATGAAACGGCAACATTAACCGTCTGGCAAGGCGAAGAGGTGCAACGACGTATTCGCGGCATAGTGACGCTCTGTGAACAGGGCGATACCGGTAAACATCAGACGCTCTATCAGCTCACCGTATACCCCGAGTTCTGGCGCAGCGGACAACGACAAAACTGCCGTAGCTTCCAGAATCAGGATATCGCATCCATTTTCGATACCCTGCTCAGGGAAATGGGTATCACGACTTATGAAATGCGCTGCCGTTCTCCGCATCCGGCGCGAGAATTCTGCGTTCAGTTTATGGAAACTGACTTTGCGTTTATCTCACGGCTTGCCGCTGAAGAAGGAATTTGCTTCTTTGAAGATGAATATATTGACAGTAATACGCAGAATCTCGTTTTCGCCGATCACTGTTTATCCATGAGCTCAATCGGCGCGATCCCTTACAACCCCAATACGGCTTCGGAAGCGGACACTTATTGCATCAATAATTTCACGCGTGGTGCCAGAATTCGCCCTGCGAAAGTCACGACGAAAGATTACACATTTACGGCCCCGCGCTGGCATGGGCAGTTTGAAAATCGCCGCGTGGCAACACCTTATCAACGCACAAATTATGAAATTTTTGACTATCCCGGCCGTTTCAAGGATGTCCAGCCGGGTACGGACTTTGCCAATACCCAGCTGGCAGGCTGGCGTAACGATGTCGATTTTGTCAATGGCATCACCAATTCCGCTCAATTACAGCCCGGACTGGCTTTCACACTGGCCGATCATCCGCGTGATGAACTCAATACCAGTTGGCAAATTGTCTCCAGCCAGATGCACCTATGCGTCCCGAGATCCTGA
- a CDS encoding DUF4123 domain-containing protein: MDPVRYAIIDGAIESELLSFLATQSPPHCCLYSPPVQPELLASAPYLVQVTAEVEEWLKFKTTPWGITLYSSQNLHPLLQHLRQYLWVKIPQQEKPVLMRFYVPRIIWNLLTILTPRQHSIFISPMSKVMTDYDDTHQEENYDSGAGVNSVQESEMLIISPWQYKKLNQLTQKNYIRKLAGYIQSCYETEQTTPVPEKETLYHRAEDYLNYCHSFGIIDNRSVRGITFLFLKQGIDDSNNAPEKWEDLLSIQDTSVYYRVEKLLLQELGYIPE, encoded by the coding sequence ATGGATCCGGTTCGCTATGCGATTATTGATGGCGCAATAGAGAGTGAATTGCTGAGCTTTCTTGCGACACAGTCCCCGCCACACTGTTGTTTATATTCGCCACCGGTTCAGCCAGAACTGCTGGCTTCCGCGCCCTATCTGGTACAGGTGACGGCAGAAGTTGAAGAATGGCTAAAATTCAAAACGACGCCCTGGGGCATAACATTATATTCATCGCAAAATTTGCACCCGCTGTTGCAGCATCTTCGCCAGTATCTGTGGGTGAAAATTCCGCAACAAGAAAAACCGGTGTTGATGCGTTTCTACGTCCCGAGAATCATCTGGAATTTATTAACGATATTAACGCCGAGGCAGCACAGTATTTTCATCAGCCCGATGAGCAAGGTCATGACTGATTATGATGATACTCATCAGGAAGAAAACTACGATTCAGGTGCTGGTGTAAATTCAGTACAGGAATCAGAGATGCTGATAATAAGTCCCTGGCAGTATAAAAAGTTAAATCAGCTCACACAGAAAAACTACATAAGGAAGTTGGCAGGTTATATTCAGTCCTGTTATGAAACAGAACAAACAACCCCTGTTCCTGAGAAAGAAACGCTTTATCATCGTGCGGAGGATTACCTCAATTATTGTCATTCCTTCGGTATTATTGACAACCGCTCAGTTCGCGGGATTACTTTTCTTTTCCTTAAACAAGGTATAGATGACAGCAATAATGCACCCGAAAAATGGGAAGATCTTCTGAGCATTCAGGATACGTCGGTTTATTATCGGGTAGAAAAGTTGTTATTACAGGAACTGGGTTATATTCCCGAGTAA
- a CDS encoding type VI secretion system PAAR protein has product MPIAAKVNDKGSQHDGYPVTPIAAGSHTVTIDGLPAARLGDPLTPHGKPEHPPHPRKISSGSATVFIDGIPAARAGDSIDCAGVVIGSGTVNIG; this is encoded by the coding sequence ATGCCAATAGCAGCAAAAGTTAACGATAAAGGATCTCAGCATGATGGTTACCCTGTTACTCCGATAGCGGCGGGTTCACATACTGTCACTATCGACGGATTACCTGCGGCGCGTTTAGGTGATCCGTTAACGCCACACGGCAAACCCGAACATCCACCCCATCCGCGAAAAATATCCAGCGGTTCAGCTACCGTTTTTATTGACGGGATCCCCGCAGCCAGAGCCGGAGACAGTATCGATTGCGCTGGCGTGGTGATAGGAAGCGGGACTGTTAATATTGGCTAA
- the lldD gene encoding FMN-dependent L-lactate dehydrogenase LldD, with product MIISASTDYRAAAKSKLPPFLFHYIDGGAYNEHTLRRNTSDLADIALRQRILKNMSDLSLETQLFGEKLSMPVVLAPVGLTGMYARRGEVQAARAAAKKGIPFTLSTVSVCPIEEVAPAIDRPMWFQLYVLKDRGFMRNALERAQAAGVKTLVFTVDMPVPGARYRDAHSGMSGPNAAARRMLQAVLHPQWAWDVGINGKPHDLGNVSAYLGKPTGLEDYIGWLGTNFDPSISWKDLEWIREFWKGPMIIKGILDPEDAKDAVRFGADGIVVSNHGGRQLDGVLSTAHALPAIADAVKGDITILADSGIRTGLDVVRMIALGADSVLLGRAFVYALAAAGEAGVINLLTLIEKEMRVAMTLTGARSISEISAESLVYGRNVR from the coding sequence ATGATTATTTCTGCATCAACGGACTACCGCGCGGCGGCAAAAAGTAAATTGCCGCCATTCCTGTTTCATTACATCGACGGCGGCGCGTACAACGAACACACCCTGCGCCGCAATACGTCTGACCTGGCCGATATCGCCCTGCGCCAGCGCATCCTGAAAAACATGTCCGATCTCAGCCTCGAAACGCAACTGTTCGGCGAAAAACTGTCGATGCCGGTGGTACTGGCACCCGTCGGTCTTACCGGCATGTACGCCCGCCGTGGCGAAGTTCAGGCGGCGCGCGCGGCAGCCAAAAAAGGCATTCCGTTCACGCTTTCCACCGTTTCCGTTTGCCCGATTGAAGAAGTTGCGCCAGCCATCGACCGCCCGATGTGGTTCCAGCTTTACGTCTTAAAAGATCGCGGATTTATGCGTAATGCGCTGGAACGTGCGCAGGCGGCAGGCGTGAAAACGCTGGTCTTCACCGTCGATATGCCGGTACCCGGTGCACGTTATCGCGACGCCCATTCCGGCATGAGCGGCCCGAACGCCGCCGCACGCCGCATGTTGCAGGCCGTTTTACATCCGCAATGGGCGTGGGACGTCGGCATCAACGGCAAACCGCATGACCTCGGCAACGTTTCTGCCTATCTCGGCAAACCCACCGGGCTGGAAGATTATATCGGCTGGCTGGGCACCAACTTTGACCCGTCGATATCGTGGAAAGATCTGGAGTGGATCCGTGAATTCTGGAAAGGCCCGATGATCATCAAAGGCATTCTGGACCCGGAAGACGCGAAAGACGCCGTGCGGTTTGGCGCAGACGGCATCGTGGTCTCAAACCACGGTGGCCGCCAGCTTGACGGCGTACTTTCCACCGCGCACGCGCTGCCCGCGATAGCCGACGCCGTGAAAGGCGACATCACCATTCTCGCCGATTCCGGCATCCGCACCGGCCTGGACGTGGTCCGCATGATCGCACTCGGCGCGGACAGCGTGCTGCTCGGCCGCGCCTTCGTCTACGCGCTGGCCGCGGCAGGCGAGGCGGGCGTCATCAACCTGCTGACTCTGATCGAAAAAGAAATGCGTGTCGCCATGACGCTAACCGGCGCGAGATCTATTTCAGAAATCAGTGCTGAGTCGCTGGTTTATGGGCGGAATGTGCGGTGA
- a CDS encoding SDR family oxidoreductase, translating to MSSLPVAIVTGGTSGIGLAIVNNLARDHRVYALGRNKDSLIALRLIENVEAVEIDLLDFIAVEQFVRELPAIDVLVHSAAISKPLRLEQATPEDWQNQFSINVFAPAEFTRLALPALRKQEGQIVFIGSGSGTKAEGGNTVYCASKFALSALAHALRQEETEHGVRVSTVAPGPTDTPMNRKTRESQGNFDAIDPREYSTPESVAAAVRLVVSASDDTQITDIAVRPRRDKARR from the coding sequence ATGAGTTCTCTCCCTGTCGCCATTGTCACCGGCGGAACCAGCGGTATCGGGCTGGCCATTGTTAACAATCTCGCACGCGATCACCGGGTTTATGCGCTCGGGCGTAACAAAGACAGCCTGATTGCACTGCGGCTGATTGAAAATGTAGAAGCAGTAGAAATCGATCTGCTGGATTTCATCGCCGTTGAGCAGTTTGTCCGCGAATTACCGGCGATTGATGTGCTGGTGCATTCGGCGGCGATATCCAAACCGTTGCGTCTTGAACAGGCCACGCCGGAGGACTGGCAAAATCAGTTCTCCATCAACGTTTTCGCCCCGGCTGAATTCACCCGTCTGGCATTACCGGCGCTGAGAAAGCAGGAAGGTCAGATCGTGTTTATCGGCTCGGGATCGGGCACAAAAGCGGAAGGCGGGAATACGGTGTATTGCGCCTCCAAGTTCGCGCTGAGCGCCCTCGCCCATGCCTTGCGACAGGAAGAAACGGAGCACGGCGTGCGCGTTTCCACCGTCGCGCCGGGGCCAACGGACACACCGATGAACCGCAAAACGCGTGAAAGTCAGGGCAATTTTGATGCGATAGATCCGCGTGAATACAGTACGCCGGAATCTGTGGCCGCCGCCGTGCGTCTGGTGGTCAGCGCCAGCGACGATACGCAGATTACGGATATCGCGGTGAGGCCGCGGAGGGATAAAGCCAGACGGTAG
- the hutW gene encoding heme anaerobic degradation radical SAM methyltransferase ChuW/HutW codes for MSLDLTRFYAADQGLPFPDRWAVMPWRPQQPVPPQEVPAQWQALCQKTLPANKRLVYLHIPFCATHCKFCGFYQNKLEAEATEQYCDYLIREIEQEASSPLHQSAPIHAVYFGGGTPTALSARQLHRIIVTLRRSLPLAPDCEITVEGRILNFDDERIDACLDAGANRFSVGIQTFDTRIRQRMGRRANRDEAINFLRKLGERDRAAVVCDLMFGLPEQTRASWREDLQIVRDLPLDGVDLYALNLLPSTPLGKAVENNRVTLPDVSMRRDFYLEGEAFLARDGWHQISNSHWARTTRERNLYNLLIKKGADCLAFGSGAGGNLGGQSYMTMRSLDTYYQRLDAGQKPIMMMTAATTGEHRWRLDLQGGIEAGRYDLSRIVEDPFPIEPLLQQWQQCGLMHSDGPRFNLTPAGRFWASNMLQALQTLVPQLTLRNDSHAHG; via the coding sequence ATGAGCTTAGACCTCACGCGCTTTTATGCAGCCGATCAGGGCCTGCCGTTCCCGGACCGCTGGGCGGTAATGCCCTGGCGGCCTCAGCAACCCGTTCCTCCGCAGGAGGTTCCCGCACAATGGCAGGCGCTTTGCCAGAAAACGCTGCCTGCGAATAAACGACTGGTCTATCTGCACATTCCTTTTTGCGCGACGCACTGCAAATTTTGCGGGTTCTACCAGAACAAGCTGGAAGCGGAGGCCACCGAACAATACTGCGATTACCTGATCCGCGAAATCGAGCAGGAAGCCAGTTCGCCGCTGCATCAGTCCGCCCCAATCCACGCGGTGTATTTCGGTGGCGGCACGCCGACCGCGCTCAGCGCCCGTCAGTTACACCGGATTATCGTGACCCTGCGCCGCAGTTTGCCGCTGGCACCGGATTGTGAAATCACGGTGGAAGGCCGCATCCTGAATTTCGATGACGAACGCATTGATGCCTGTCTGGACGCGGGCGCTAACCGTTTTTCTGTCGGCATTCAGACGTTCGACACGCGTATCCGTCAGCGTATGGGCCGCCGCGCCAACCGCGACGAAGCCATTAATTTCCTGCGTAAACTGGGCGAACGTGACCGCGCCGCAGTGGTTTGTGACCTGATGTTTGGCTTGCCGGAACAGACCCGCGCGTCGTGGCGGGAAGATTTACAGATTGTCCGCGATTTACCGCTCGACGGTGTCGATCTCTACGCGCTGAATCTGCTGCCGTCCACGCCGCTGGGCAAAGCCGTTGAGAACAACCGCGTCACCCTGCCCGACGTCAGTATGCGCCGCGATTTCTATCTGGAAGGCGAAGCATTTCTGGCGCGTGACGGCTGGCATCAGATCAGCAACAGCCACTGGGCGCGCACCACCCGCGAACGTAACCTCTATAACCTGCTGATCAAAAAAGGCGCGGACTGTCTGGCCTTCGGCAGCGGCGCGGGCGGCAATCTCGGCGGCCAGTCATACATGACGATGCGCAGCCTGGACACTTATTATCAGCGGCTCGATGCCGGGCAAAAACCGATCATGATGATGACCGCCGCCACCACCGGTGAACACCGCTGGCGGCTGGATTTACAGGGCGGCATCGAAGCCGGACGTTATGATCTGAGCCGCATCGTCGAAGATCCGTTCCCGATAGAACCGTTGCTGCAACAGTGGCAACAGTGCGGCCTGATGCACAGCGACGGCCCGCGTTTTAACCTCACTCCCGCCGGACGTTTCTGGGCCAGCAATATGTTGCAGGCCCTGCAAACTCTGGTTCCTCAACTGACCTTACGGAATGACAGCCATGCACACGGATAA
- the hutX gene encoding heme utilization cystosolic carrier protein HutX, translating to MTAMHTDNLHKLTDFLSTQPDGTVEDIAREYGVTPLTVIRHLPESHLFSGSQFDAVWDNITKWGEVTTLVNNEDLILEFHGALPTGTHRHGYFNLRGKQGMSGHIRATNCQQIALVERPFMGMSTASVWFLNASGYAMLKVFVGRDSHRQLLSDQLNAFRALPALLAERENHP from the coding sequence ATGACAGCCATGCACACGGATAACCTGCATAAACTGACCGACTTTCTCTCCACTCAGCCTGACGGCACCGTCGAGGATATCGCCCGCGAATATGGTGTGACGCCGCTAACCGTGATCCGGCATTTACCTGAAAGCCACCTGTTTTCGGGCAGTCAGTTCGACGCGGTGTGGGACAACATCACAAAATGGGGCGAGGTCACAACGCTGGTAAATAATGAAGATCTGATCCTCGAATTCCACGGCGCGTTGCCCACCGGCACGCACCGTCACGGGTATTTCAACCTGCGCGGCAAACAGGGAATGAGCGGGCATATCCGCGCGACGAATTGCCAGCAGATCGCGCTGGTCGAACGGCCATTTATGGGAATGAGCACAGCAAGTGTCTGGTTTTTAAACGCTTCCGGTTATGCGATGCTCAAGGTTTTCGTCGGGCGTGACAGCCATCGCCAGCTTCTGAGTGATCAGCTGAATGCTTTTCGCGCCCTTCCTGCCCTTCTGGCCGAGAGAGAGAACCATCCTTGA
- a CDS encoding NAD(P)H-binding protein, with protein sequence MNTLLIFGAGSGVGVELVALAAQERPVVALIRNPEQAETLRAAGVTVITGDALNPEDVLQACQIAGADAQIVSTLGGKLSDYTANRLIVDTAEKTGIRQMLLVTSIGCGNSWPTLSDRAKQAFGQAVREKSLAESWLQTSTLAWCILRPGGLMNGEATGKAHLIQTEAHGRVRRADVALHIRQLLATGAGWGEVYALCDASLEGERF encoded by the coding sequence TTGAATACTTTGCTGATTTTTGGCGCTGGCAGCGGCGTCGGGGTTGAACTGGTCGCCCTTGCCGCACAGGAACGCCCGGTTGTGGCGCTTATCCGTAACCCTGAACAGGCTGAAACCCTGCGCGCGGCGGGCGTCACCGTGATTACCGGCGACGCGCTGAACCCGGAAGATGTGTTGCAGGCCTGCCAGATTGCGGGGGCGGACGCACAAATCGTGTCGACTTTAGGCGGAAAACTCTCCGACTACACCGCTAACCGTCTGATTGTAGATACCGCTGAAAAAACCGGTATCCGCCAGATGCTGCTGGTGACGTCAATTGGCTGTGGTAACAGCTGGCCGACCTTATCCGACCGCGCAAAACAGGCGTTCGGGCAGGCGGTGCGTGAGAAATCACTGGCTGAAAGCTGGCTGCAAACCAGCACGCTGGCGTGGTGCATCCTGCGTCCGGGCGGTCTGATGAACGGCGAAGCCACCGGAAAAGCGCATCTTATTCAAACCGAAGCGCACGGCCGCGTCCGCCGCGCCGACGTTGCCCTGCACATCCGCCAGCTACTGGCCACCGGCGCAGGCTGGGGCGAGGTGTACGCGCTGTGTGATGCCTCGCTGGAGGGCGAAAGGTTTTAA
- a CDS encoding YdgH/BhsA/McbA-like domain containing protein, giving the protein MKTIKTFVIAAALATVSFSSFAAQIGTVSASDNTLDGLESTFAAKAAAAGATSYKIIEAGGQNRIHGTAVLYK; this is encoded by the coding sequence ATGAAAACCATCAAAACTTTCGTTATCGCAGCAGCACTCGCCACTGTATCTTTTAGTAGCTTCGCCGCGCAAATCGGTACTGTATCAGCGTCCGACAACACACTGGACGGTCTGGAATCCACCTTCGCCGCTAAAGCCGCTGCCGCCGGTGCAACCTCTTATAAAATCATCGAAGCCGGTGGTCAGAACCGAATTCACGGTACTGCGGTATTGTACAAATGA
- a CDS encoding DMT family transporter, whose translation MAWLYLFLAGIFEVVWSTAMKESDGFTRLIPSLITVFFMLLSVVLLAIAMKTLPLGTSYTVWVGIGAIGAFILGVTMFGESLNPLRVIAVLLIFAGVILLKVATKE comes from the coding sequence ATGGCCTGGCTTTATCTTTTTTTAGCCGGAATTTTCGAAGTTGTCTGGTCGACCGCAATGAAAGAATCCGACGGATTCACCCGCCTCATTCCCAGCCTGATCACGGTATTTTTCATGCTGCTCAGCGTCGTATTACTGGCGATCGCCATGAAAACCCTGCCGCTTGGCACGTCGTACACCGTCTGGGTCGGCATCGGCGCCATCGGCGCATTTATTCTGGGTGTCACGATGTTCGGCGAAAGCCTTAATCCGCTGCGTGTGATCGCTGTTTTGCTGATTTTCGCGGGTGTCATTTTGCTGAAAGTGGCAACGAAAGAGTGA
- a CDS encoding LysR family transcriptional regulator, giving the protein MMDLKRMRYFCTIAEQGSISKAAKVLNIAQPPLGKRLHELEEEIGSPLFIRTTKQMVLTEAGRFLYRKSSEILSQVNSVTRQAVDIASQKKRTVRIGVSYLYLRYFNTVFLELYRKNPDWDPNLLVSESTHLEELVMNKALDMAMIQTPGDIRSFYVREFEPIKLVAVVSTELAENLPDRTLTFADLSGFPLVMLHRMGGEGTYEVLLNRLYEEVKDVNVIMKVSEPRLVIEMFRDGLAGAALMPESEVGESKHFRAFKIEQKEKLFRPAIITLQSEKDSFLPGE; this is encoded by the coding sequence ATGATGGATCTGAAAAGAATGCGTTACTTCTGCACCATCGCGGAACAGGGTTCCATCAGTAAAGCTGCGAAAGTGCTGAATATCGCACAGCCTCCGCTCGGAAAACGTCTGCACGAACTCGAAGAAGAAATCGGTTCGCCCCTGTTTATCCGCACCACCAAACAGATGGTTCTCACTGAAGCCGGGCGTTTTCTTTACCGCAAATCCAGTGAAATCCTCAGCCAGGTCAACAGCGTCACGCGGCAGGCGGTGGATATCGCGTCGCAAAAAAAACGTACCGTGCGTATCGGCGTTTCTTATCTTTATCTGCGCTATTTCAATACGGTATTTCTCGAGCTGTACCGCAAAAATCCGGACTGGGATCCGAACCTTCTGGTGTCTGAATCCACCCATCTGGAAGAACTGGTGATGAACAAGGCGCTGGATATGGCGATGATTCAGACGCCTGGCGATATCCGTTCTTTCTATGTCCGTGAATTTGAGCCGATCAAACTGGTCGCGGTCGTCTCTACAGAACTGGCCGAAAACCTGCCCGACCGCACGCTGACATTCGCTGATTTATCCGGTTTCCCGCTGGTTATGTTGCACCGGATGGGCGGCGAGGGCACGTATGAAGTGCTGCTTAACCGTTTGTATGAAGAAGTGAAAGATGTGAACGTGATTATGAAAGTGTCGGAGCCGCGGCTGGTGATCGAAATGTTCCGCGACGGCCTTGCGGGCGCAGCGCTGATGCCGGAATCGGAAGTCGGCGAGAGCAAACATTTCCGCGCGTTTAAAATCGAACAAAAAGAAAAGCTTTTCCGCCCGGCGATCATCACGCTGCAGTCTGAAAAAGACTCGTTTTTGCCGGGAGAGTGA